The proteins below are encoded in one region of Pongo pygmaeus isolate AG05252 chromosome 20, NHGRI_mPonPyg2-v2.0_pri, whole genome shotgun sequence:
- the MAMSTR gene encoding MEF2-activating motif and SAP domain-containing transcriptional regulator isoform X2, with translation MPPEPRQGSRADPQAEGSALGPPGPSLWEGTDSQQPHPRMKPSPLNPCPPGVPSPSPPPHKLELQTLKLEELTVSELRQQLRLRGLPVSGTKSMLLERMRGGAPPRERPKPRREDSPAGAPWPRLRPKALAATRRQGSVKPSAASHRPPLPRAADTPGTAPAPTPTPAPAAAPALTPSSAPGSAALTLEEELQEAIRRAQLLPNRGIDDILEDQVEPDDPLPPIPLDFPGSFDVLSPSPDSEGLSSVFSSSLPSPTNSSSPSPRDPTDSLDWLEALSGGPPLGSGPPPPSIFSADLSDSSSSRLWDLLEDPW, from the exons ATGCCCCCAGAGCCGAGACAGGGATCCAGGGCGGACCCCCAAGCTGAGGGGTCCGCCCTGGGTCCTCCCGGGCCATCTCTGTGGGAAGGGACAGACTCGCAGCAGCCACATCCTAG GATGAAGCCCTCTCCCCTCAATCCCTGCCCACCGGGAGTCCCTAGCCCCTCGCCCCCTCCACACAAGTTGGAACTTCAGACCCTTAAACTGGAGGAGCTGACG GTCTCAGAGCTCCGGCAGCAGCTGCGCCTGCGGGGCCTCCCAGTGTCGGGGACCAAGTCTATGCTCCTGGAGCGCATGCGCGGCGGCGCGCCGCCCCGCGAGCGGCCGAAGCCGCGGCGCGAGGACAGTCCCGCGGGTGCTCCCTGGCCGCGCCTCAGGCCCAAGGCCCTGGCAGCCACCCGGCGTCAGGGCTCG GTCAAGCCCAGCGCAGCATCTCACAGGCCACCTCTTCCACGTGCCGCGGATACCCCGGGGACTGCTCCGGCTCCAACTCCCACTCCGGCtcctgctgcagctccagcccTGACCCCTTCCTCAGCGCCGGGCTCAGCGGCTCTGACTCTGGAGGAGGAGCTGCAGGAAGCGATCCGGAGGGCGCAG TTGCTTCCTAACCGGGGCATCGATGACATCCTGGAGGATCAGGTGGAGCCTGACG ACCCCCTGCCCCCTATTCCCCTGGACTTCCCTGGCTCCTTCGACGTGCTGTCCCCCTCCCCGGACTCTGAAGGCCTCTCATCTGTTTTCTCCTCTTCACTCCCGTCTCCCACGaactcctcctccccttctcccaggGACCCCACGGACTCCCTGGATTGGCTGGAGGCCCTGAGCGGGGGTCCTCCTCTGGGTTCtggtcccccaccccccagcatCTTCTCCGCTGACTTATCTGACTCCAGCAGCAGCCGGCTGTGGGACCTGCTGGAGGATCCGTGGTGA
- the MAMSTR gene encoding MEF2-activating motif and SAP domain-containing transcriptional regulator isoform X3 codes for MPPEPRQGSRADPQAEGSALGPPGPSLWEGTDSQQPHPRMKPSPLNPCPPGVPSPSPPPHKLELQTLKLEELTVKPSAASHRPPLPRAADTPGTAPAPTPTPAPAAAPALTPSSAPGSAALTLEEELQEAIRRAQLLPNRGIDDILEDQVEPDDPLPPIPLDFPGSFDVLSPSPDSEGLSSVFSSSLPSPTNSSSPSPRDPTDSLDWLEALSGGPPLGSGPPPPSIFSADLSDSSSSRLWDLLEDPW; via the exons ATGCCCCCAGAGCCGAGACAGGGATCCAGGGCGGACCCCCAAGCTGAGGGGTCCGCCCTGGGTCCTCCCGGGCCATCTCTGTGGGAAGGGACAGACTCGCAGCAGCCACATCCTAG GATGAAGCCCTCTCCCCTCAATCCCTGCCCACCGGGAGTCCCTAGCCCCTCGCCCCCTCCACACAAGTTGGAACTTCAGACCCTTAAACTGGAGGAGCTGACG GTCAAGCCCAGCGCAGCATCTCACAGGCCACCTCTTCCACGTGCCGCGGATACCCCGGGGACTGCTCCGGCTCCAACTCCCACTCCGGCtcctgctgcagctccagcccTGACCCCTTCCTCAGCGCCGGGCTCAGCGGCTCTGACTCTGGAGGAGGAGCTGCAGGAAGCGATCCGGAGGGCGCAG TTGCTTCCTAACCGGGGCATCGATGACATCCTGGAGGATCAGGTGGAGCCTGACG ACCCCCTGCCCCCTATTCCCCTGGACTTCCCTGGCTCCTTCGACGTGCTGTCCCCCTCCCCGGACTCTGAAGGCCTCTCATCTGTTTTCTCCTCTTCACTCCCGTCTCCCACGaactcctcctccccttctcccaggGACCCCACGGACTCCCTGGATTGGCTGGAGGCCCTGAGCGGGGGTCCTCCTCTGGGTTCtggtcccccaccccccagcatCTTCTCCGCTGACTTATCTGACTCCAGCAGCAGCCGGCTGTGGGACCTGCTGGAGGATCCGTGGTGA
- the RASIP1 gene encoding ras-interacting protein 1 isoform X1, translated as MLSGERKEGGSPRFGKLHLPVGLWINSPRKQLAKLGRRWPSAASVKSSSSDTGSRSSEPLPPPPPHVELRRVGAVKAAGGASGSRAKRISQLFRGSGTGTTGSGGAGGPGTPGGAQRWASEKKLPELAAGVAPEPPLATRATAPPGVLKIFGAGLASGANYKSVLATARSTARELVAEALERYGLAGSPGGGPGESSCVDAFALCDALGRPAAAGVGSGEWRAEHLRVLGDSERPLLVQELWRARPGWARRFELRGREEARRLEQEAFGAADSEGTGAPSWRPQKNRSRAASGGAALASPGPGTGSGAPAGSGGKERSENLSLRRSVSELSLQGRRRRQQERRQQALSMAPGAADAQIGPADPGDFDQLTQCLIQAPSNRPYFLLLQGYQDAQDFVVYVMTREQHVFGRGGNSSGRGGSPAPYVDTFLNAPDILPRHCTVRAGPEHPAMVRPSRGAPVTHNGCLLLREAELHPGDLLGLGEHFLFMYKDPRTGGSGPARPPWLPARPGATPPGPGWAFSCRLCGRGLQERGEALAAYLDGREPVLRFRPREEEALLGEIVRTAAAGAGDLPPLGPATLLALCVQHSARELELGHLPRLLGRLARLIKEAVWEKIKEIGDRQPENHPEGVPEVPLTPEAVSVELRPLMLWMANTTELLSFVQEKVLEMEKEADQEDPQLCNDLELCDEAMALLDEVIMCTFQQSVYYLTKTLYSTLPALLDSNPFTAGAELPGPGAELGAMPPGLRPTLGVFQAALELTSQCELHPDLVSQTFGYLFFFSNASLLNSLMERGQGRPFYQWSRAVQIRTNLDLVLDWLQGAGLGDIATEFFRKLSMAVNLLCVPRTSLLKASWSSLRTDHPTLTPAQLHHLLSHYQLGPGRGPPSAWDPPPAEREAVDTGDIFESFSSHPPLILPLGSSRLRLTGPVADDALHRELRRLRRLLWDLEQQELPANYRHGPPVATSP; from the exons ATGCTATCTGGTGAACGGAAGGAGGGCGGAAGCCCCCGCTTCGGGAAGCTTCATCTCCCCGTGGGCCTGTGGATCAATTCCCCCAGGAAGCAGCTGGCGAAGCTGGGGCGGCGCTGGCCCAGCGCAGCCTCTGTCAA GTCTTCTTCGTCGGACACGGGGAGCCGCAGCAGCGAGCCGCTACCTCCGCCCCCGCCGCACGTGGAGCTGCGGCGAGTGGGCGCTGTCAAGGCGGCCGGGGGAGCCTCCGGTAGCCGCGCCAAGCGCATCTCCCAGCTCTTCCGGGGCTCGGGGACCGGGACCACGGGGTCCGGCGGCGCAGGAGGCCCTGGGACCCCGGGGGGCGCGCAGCGCTGGGCCAGCGAGAAGAAGCTGCCGGAGCTGGCGGCGGGCGTGGCCCCCGAGCCCCCGCTGGCTACCCGCGCCACGGCGCCCCCGGGGGTCCTCAAGATCTTCGGCGCCGGACTGGCATCGGGCGCCAACTACAAGAGCGTGCTGGCCACGGCGCGCTCCACGGCGCGCGAGCTCGTGGCCGAGGCGCTAGAGCGCTACGGCCTGGCCGGCAGCCCCGGCGGTGGCCCCGGCGAGAGCAGCTGCGTGGACGCCTTCGCTTTGTGCGACGCGCTGGGCCGGCCCGCGGCGGCTGGCGTGGGAAGCGGCGAGTGGCGGGCGGAGCACCTGCGCGTGCTGGGCGACTCCGAACGCCCGCTGCTGGTGCAGGAGCTGTGGCGGGCGCGGCCCGGCTGGGCGCGGCGCTTCGAGTTGCGCGGCCGTGAGGAGGCGCGGCGCCTGGAGCAGGAGGCCTTCGGGGCCGCGGACAGCGAAG GCACGGGCGCCCCTTCGTGGCGGCCACAGAAGAACCGCTCCCGGGCGGCGTCGGGTGGGGCGGCGCTGGCCAGTCCTGGCCCGGGGACGGGATCAGGGGCCCCAGCTGGGTCTGGAGGCAAGGAGCGCTCAGAAAACTTGTCCTTGCGGCGCAGCGTGTCAGAGCTTAGCCTtcaggggcggcggcggcggcagcaggaGCGGAGACAGCAGGCACTTAGTATGGCCCCAGGGGCAGCCGACGCCCAAATCGGACCTGCAGACCCCGGGGACTTCGATCAGTTGACTCAGTGCCTCATCCAGGCCCCCAGCAACCGCCCCTACTTCCTGCTGCTCCAGGGCTACCAGGACGCCCAG GACTTTGTGGTGTATGTGATGACGCGAGAGCAGCACGTGTTTGGTCGAGGTGGGAACTCGTCGGGCCGCGGCGGGTCCCCGGCTCCCTATGTGGACACCTTCCTCAACGCCCCGGACATCCTGCCGCGTCACTGCACAGTGCGCGCGGGCCCTGAGCACCCGGCCATGGTGCGCCCGTCCCGGGGCGCCCCAGTCACGCACAATGGGTGCCTCCTGCTGCGGGAGGCTGAGCTGCACCCGGGCGACCTCCTGGGGCTGGGCGAGCACTTCCTGTTCATGTACAAGGACCCCCGCACTGGGGGCTCGGGGCCTGCGAGGCCGCCGTGGCTGCCCGCGCGCCCCGGGGCCACGCCGCCGGGCCCTGGCTGGGCCTTCTCCTGTCGCCTGTGCGGCCGCGGCCTGCAGGAGCGCGGCGAGGCACTGGCCGCCTACCTGGACGGCCGTGAGCCAGTCCTGCGCTTCCGGCCGCGCGAGGAGGAGGCGCTGCTGGGCGAGATCGTGCGCACCGCAGCCGCCGGCGCGGGAGACCTGCCGCCCCTCGGGCCCGCCACGCTGCTGGCGCTGTGCGTGCAGCATTCCGCCCGTGAGCTGGAGCTGGGCCACCTGCCACGACTGCTGGGCCGCCTGGCCCGGCTCATCAAGGAGGCCGTCTGG GAAAAGATTAAGGAAATTGGAGACCGTCAGCCAGAAAA CCACCCTGAGGGGGTCCCCGAGGTGCCCCTGACTCCTGAAGCTGTGTCTGTGGAGCTGCGGCCACTCATGCTGTGGATGGCCAACACCACGGAGCTGCTTAGCTTTGTGCAGGAGAAGGTGCTGGAAATGGAGAAGGAGGCTGACCAAGAGG ACCCACAGCTCTGCAATGACTTGGAATTATGTGATGAGGCCATGGCCCTCCTGGATGAGGTCATCATGTGTACCTTCCAGCAGTCTGTCTACTACCTCACCAAG ACTCTGTATTCAACGCTGCCTGCTCTCCTGGATAGTAACCCTTTCACAGCTGGTGCAGAGCTGCCGGGGCCTGGCGCGGAGCTGGGGGCCATGCCTCCAGGATTGAGACCTACCCTGGGCGTGTTCCAGGCAGCCTTGGAGCTGACCAGCCAGTGCGAGCTGCACCCTGACCTCGTGTCTCAGACTTTTGGCTACTTGTTCTTCTTCTCCAACGCATCCCTTCTCAACTCGCTGATGGAACGAG GTCAAGGCCGGCCTTTCTATCAATGGTCCCGAGCTGTTCAAATCCGAACCAACCTGGACCTCGTCTTGGACTGGCTACAGGGAGCTGGGCTGGGCGACATTGCCACTGAGTTCTTCCGGAAACTCTCCATGGCTGTGAACCTGCTCTGTGTGCCCCGCACTTCCCTGCTCAAG GCTTCATGGAGCAGCCTAAGAACCGACCACCCCACCTTGACTCCCGCCCAGCTGCACCATCTTCTCAGCCACTACCAGCTGGGCCCTGGCCGCGGGCCGCCGTCCGCATGGGACCCTCCCCCTGCAGAGCGAGAGGCTGTGGACACAG GGGACATCTTCGAAAGCTTCTCCTCGCACCCGCCCCTCATCCTCCCCCTGGGGAGCTCGCGCCTGCGCCTCACTGGTCCAGTGGCGGACGACGCCTTGCACCGTGAACTCCGTAGGCTCCGCCGCCTCCTCTGGGATCTTGAGCAGCAGGAGCTGCCAGCCAATTATCGCCACGGGCCTCCCGTGGCCACGTCTCCTTGA
- the LOC129019790 gene encoding galactoside alpha-(1,2)-fucosyltransferase 2 → MLVVQMPFSFPVAHFILFVFTVSTIFHIQQRLAKIQAMWELPEQIPVLASTSKALGPSQLRGIWTINAIGRLGNQMGEYATLYALAKMNGRPAFIPAQMHSTLAPIFRITLPVLHSTTASRIPWQNYHLNDWMEEKYRHIPGEYVRLTGYPCSWTFYHHLRHEILQEFTLHDHVREEAQKFLRGLQVNGSQPGTFVGVHVRRGDYVHVMPKVWKGVVADRRYLQQALDWFRARYSSPIFVVTSNGMAWCQENIDTSHSDVVFAGDGIEGSPAKDFALLTQCNHTIMTIGTFGIWAAYLAGGDTIYLANYTLPDSPFLKIFKPEAAFLPEWTGIAADLSPLLKH, encoded by the coding sequence ATGCTGGTCGTTCAGATGCCTTTCTCCTTTCCCGTGGCCCACTTCATCCTGTTTGTCTTTACGGTGTCCACTATATTTCACATTCAGCAGCGGCTAGCGAAGATTCAAGCCATGTGGGAGTTACCGGAGCAGATACCAGTGCTAGCCTCAACATCAAAGGCACTGGGACCCAGCCAGCTCAGGGGGATATGGACAATCAATGCGATAGGCCGCCTGGGGAACCAGATGGGTGAGTACGCCACGCTGTACGCCCTGGCCAAGATGAACGGGCGGCCCGCCTTCATCCCGGCCCAGATGCACAGCACCCTGGCCCCCATCTTCAGAATCACCCTGCCGGTGCTGCACAGCACCACGGCCAGCAGGATCCCCTGGCAGAACTACCACCTGAACGACTGGATGGAGGAGAAGTACCGCCACATCCCAGGGGAGTACGTCCGCCTCACGGGCTACCCCTGCTCCTGGACCTTCTACCACCACCTCCGCCACGAGATCCTCCAGGAGTTCACCCTGCACGACCACGTGCGGGAGGAGGCCCAGAAGTTCCTGCGGGGCCTGCAGGTAAATGGGAGCCAGCCGGGCACCTTTGTAGGGGTCCATGTTCGCCGAGGGGACTATGTCCATGTCATGCCAAAAGTGTGGAAGGGGGTGGTGGCCGACCGGCGATACCTACAGCAGGCCCTGGACTGGTTCCGAGCTCGCTACAGCTCCCCCATCTTCGTGGTCACCAGTAATGGCATGGCCTGGTGTCAGGAGAACATTGACACCTCCCACAGTGATGTGGTGTTTGCTGGCGATGGCATTGAGGGCTCACCTGCCAAAGATTTTGCTCTACTCACACAGTGTAACCACACCATCATGACCATCGGGACATTCGGGATCTGGGCCGCATACCTTGCGGGTGGGGACACCATCTACCTGGCCAATTACACCCTCCCCGACTCCCCTTTCCTCAAAATCTTTAAGCCAGAGGCAGCCTTCCTGCCGGAGTGGACGGGGATTGCCGCAGACCTGTCCCCCTTACTCAAGCACTAA
- the RASIP1 gene encoding ras-interacting protein 1 isoform X2, with protein sequence MLSGERKEGGSPRFGKLHLPVGLWINSPRKQLAKLGRRWPSAASVKSSSSDTGSRSSEPLPPPPPHVELRRVGAVKAAGGASGSRAKRISQLFRGSGTGTTGSGGAGGPGTPGGAQRWASEKKLPELAAGVAPEPPLATRATAPPGVLKIFGAGLASGANYKSVLATARSTARELVAEALERYGLAGSPGGGPGESSCVDAFALCDALGRPAAAGVGSGEWRAEHLRVLGDSERPLLVQELWRARPGWARRFELRGREEARRLEQEAFGAADSEGTGAPSWRPQKNRSRAASGGAALASPGPGTGSGAPAGSGGKERSENLSLRRSVSELSLQGRRRRQQERRQQALSMAPGAADAQIGPADPGDFDQLTQCLIQAPSNRPYFLLLQGYQDAQDFVVYVMTREQHVFGRGGNSSGRGGSPAPYVDTFLNAPDILPRHCTVRAGPEHPAMVRPSRGAPVTHNGCLLLREAELHPGDLLGLGEHFLFMYKDPRTGGSGPARPPWLPARPGATPPGPGWAFSCRLCGRGLQERGEALAAYLDGREPVLRFRPREEEALLGEIVRTAAAGAGDLPPLGPATLLALCVQHSARELELGHLPRLLGRLARLIKEAVWTLYSTLPALLDSNPFTAGAELPGPGAELGAMPPGLRPTLGVFQAALELTSQCELHPDLVSQTFGYLFFFSNASLLNSLMERGQGRPFYQWSRAVQIRTNLDLVLDWLQGAGLGDIATEFFRKLSMAVNLLCVPRTSLLKASWSSLRTDHPTLTPAQLHHLLSHYQLGPGRGPPSAWDPPPAEREAVDTGDIFESFSSHPPLILPLGSSRLRLTGPVADDALHRELRRLRRLLWDLEQQELPANYRHGPPVATSP encoded by the exons ATGCTATCTGGTGAACGGAAGGAGGGCGGAAGCCCCCGCTTCGGGAAGCTTCATCTCCCCGTGGGCCTGTGGATCAATTCCCCCAGGAAGCAGCTGGCGAAGCTGGGGCGGCGCTGGCCCAGCGCAGCCTCTGTCAA GTCTTCTTCGTCGGACACGGGGAGCCGCAGCAGCGAGCCGCTACCTCCGCCCCCGCCGCACGTGGAGCTGCGGCGAGTGGGCGCTGTCAAGGCGGCCGGGGGAGCCTCCGGTAGCCGCGCCAAGCGCATCTCCCAGCTCTTCCGGGGCTCGGGGACCGGGACCACGGGGTCCGGCGGCGCAGGAGGCCCTGGGACCCCGGGGGGCGCGCAGCGCTGGGCCAGCGAGAAGAAGCTGCCGGAGCTGGCGGCGGGCGTGGCCCCCGAGCCCCCGCTGGCTACCCGCGCCACGGCGCCCCCGGGGGTCCTCAAGATCTTCGGCGCCGGACTGGCATCGGGCGCCAACTACAAGAGCGTGCTGGCCACGGCGCGCTCCACGGCGCGCGAGCTCGTGGCCGAGGCGCTAGAGCGCTACGGCCTGGCCGGCAGCCCCGGCGGTGGCCCCGGCGAGAGCAGCTGCGTGGACGCCTTCGCTTTGTGCGACGCGCTGGGCCGGCCCGCGGCGGCTGGCGTGGGAAGCGGCGAGTGGCGGGCGGAGCACCTGCGCGTGCTGGGCGACTCCGAACGCCCGCTGCTGGTGCAGGAGCTGTGGCGGGCGCGGCCCGGCTGGGCGCGGCGCTTCGAGTTGCGCGGCCGTGAGGAGGCGCGGCGCCTGGAGCAGGAGGCCTTCGGGGCCGCGGACAGCGAAG GCACGGGCGCCCCTTCGTGGCGGCCACAGAAGAACCGCTCCCGGGCGGCGTCGGGTGGGGCGGCGCTGGCCAGTCCTGGCCCGGGGACGGGATCAGGGGCCCCAGCTGGGTCTGGAGGCAAGGAGCGCTCAGAAAACTTGTCCTTGCGGCGCAGCGTGTCAGAGCTTAGCCTtcaggggcggcggcggcggcagcaggaGCGGAGACAGCAGGCACTTAGTATGGCCCCAGGGGCAGCCGACGCCCAAATCGGACCTGCAGACCCCGGGGACTTCGATCAGTTGACTCAGTGCCTCATCCAGGCCCCCAGCAACCGCCCCTACTTCCTGCTGCTCCAGGGCTACCAGGACGCCCAG GACTTTGTGGTGTATGTGATGACGCGAGAGCAGCACGTGTTTGGTCGAGGTGGGAACTCGTCGGGCCGCGGCGGGTCCCCGGCTCCCTATGTGGACACCTTCCTCAACGCCCCGGACATCCTGCCGCGTCACTGCACAGTGCGCGCGGGCCCTGAGCACCCGGCCATGGTGCGCCCGTCCCGGGGCGCCCCAGTCACGCACAATGGGTGCCTCCTGCTGCGGGAGGCTGAGCTGCACCCGGGCGACCTCCTGGGGCTGGGCGAGCACTTCCTGTTCATGTACAAGGACCCCCGCACTGGGGGCTCGGGGCCTGCGAGGCCGCCGTGGCTGCCCGCGCGCCCCGGGGCCACGCCGCCGGGCCCTGGCTGGGCCTTCTCCTGTCGCCTGTGCGGCCGCGGCCTGCAGGAGCGCGGCGAGGCACTGGCCGCCTACCTGGACGGCCGTGAGCCAGTCCTGCGCTTCCGGCCGCGCGAGGAGGAGGCGCTGCTGGGCGAGATCGTGCGCACCGCAGCCGCCGGCGCGGGAGACCTGCCGCCCCTCGGGCCCGCCACGCTGCTGGCGCTGTGCGTGCAGCATTCCGCCCGTGAGCTGGAGCTGGGCCACCTGCCACGACTGCTGGGCCGCCTGGCCCGGCTCATCAAGGAGGCCGTCTGG ACTCTGTATTCAACGCTGCCTGCTCTCCTGGATAGTAACCCTTTCACAGCTGGTGCAGAGCTGCCGGGGCCTGGCGCGGAGCTGGGGGCCATGCCTCCAGGATTGAGACCTACCCTGGGCGTGTTCCAGGCAGCCTTGGAGCTGACCAGCCAGTGCGAGCTGCACCCTGACCTCGTGTCTCAGACTTTTGGCTACTTGTTCTTCTTCTCCAACGCATCCCTTCTCAACTCGCTGATGGAACGAG GTCAAGGCCGGCCTTTCTATCAATGGTCCCGAGCTGTTCAAATCCGAACCAACCTGGACCTCGTCTTGGACTGGCTACAGGGAGCTGGGCTGGGCGACATTGCCACTGAGTTCTTCCGGAAACTCTCCATGGCTGTGAACCTGCTCTGTGTGCCCCGCACTTCCCTGCTCAAG GCTTCATGGAGCAGCCTAAGAACCGACCACCCCACCTTGACTCCCGCCCAGCTGCACCATCTTCTCAGCCACTACCAGCTGGGCCCTGGCCGCGGGCCGCCGTCCGCATGGGACCCTCCCCCTGCAGAGCGAGAGGCTGTGGACACAG GGGACATCTTCGAAAGCTTCTCCTCGCACCCGCCCCTCATCCTCCCCCTGGGGAGCTCGCGCCTGCGCCTCACTGGTCCAGTGGCGGACGACGCCTTGCACCGTGAACTCCGTAGGCTCCGCCGCCTCCTCTGGGATCTTGAGCAGCAGGAGCTGCCAGCCAATTATCGCCACGGGCCTCCCGTGGCCACGTCTCCTTGA
- the MAMSTR gene encoding MEF2-activating motif and SAP domain-containing transcriptional regulator isoform X1, protein MTLAASSQRSQIIRSKFRSVLQLRIHRRNQEQISDPDPWISASGPPLAPALPSGTAPFLFSPGVLLPEPEYCPPWRSPKKESPKISQRWRESKPRGNLTYHQYMPPEPRQGSRADPQAEGSALGPPGPSLWEGTDSQQPHPRMKPSPLNPCPPGVPSPSPPPHKLELQTLKLEELTVSELRQQLRLRGLPVSGTKSMLLERMRGGAPPRERPKPRREDSPAGAPWPRLRPKALAATRRQGSVKPSAASHRPPLPRAADTPGTAPAPTPTPAPAAAPALTPSSAPGSAALTLEEELQEAIRRAQLLPNRGIDDILEDQVEPDDPLPPIPLDFPGSFDVLSPSPDSEGLSSVFSSSLPSPTNSSSPSPRDPTDSLDWLEALSGGPPLGSGPPPPSIFSADLSDSSSSRLWDLLEDPW, encoded by the exons ATGACCCTGGCGGCTTCCTCCCAGCGTTCCCAAATCATTCGCTCCAAGTTCCGATCTG TCCTCCAGCTTCGGATCCACAGACGGAATCAGGAGCAGA TCTCGGATCCGGACCCGTGGATCTCAGCCTCAGGCCCTCCTCTGGCCCCGGCCTTGCCCTCTGGCACGGCCCCTTTCCTCTTCAGCCCTGGGGTCCTGCTCCCCGAGCCAGAATATTGTCCTCCTTGGAGGTCCCCAAAGAAG GAGTCTCCCAAGATCTCCCAACGTTGGAGGGAGTCCAAGCCCAGGGGGAACTTGACATACCACCAGTACATGCCCCCAGAGCCGAGACAGGGATCCAGGGCGGACCCCCAAGCTGAGGGGTCCGCCCTGGGTCCTCCCGGGCCATCTCTGTGGGAAGGGACAGACTCGCAGCAGCCACATCCTAG GATGAAGCCCTCTCCCCTCAATCCCTGCCCACCGGGAGTCCCTAGCCCCTCGCCCCCTCCACACAAGTTGGAACTTCAGACCCTTAAACTGGAGGAGCTGACG GTCTCAGAGCTCCGGCAGCAGCTGCGCCTGCGGGGCCTCCCAGTGTCGGGGACCAAGTCTATGCTCCTGGAGCGCATGCGCGGCGGCGCGCCGCCCCGCGAGCGGCCGAAGCCGCGGCGCGAGGACAGTCCCGCGGGTGCTCCCTGGCCGCGCCTCAGGCCCAAGGCCCTGGCAGCCACCCGGCGTCAGGGCTCG GTCAAGCCCAGCGCAGCATCTCACAGGCCACCTCTTCCACGTGCCGCGGATACCCCGGGGACTGCTCCGGCTCCAACTCCCACTCCGGCtcctgctgcagctccagcccTGACCCCTTCCTCAGCGCCGGGCTCAGCGGCTCTGACTCTGGAGGAGGAGCTGCAGGAAGCGATCCGGAGGGCGCAG TTGCTTCCTAACCGGGGCATCGATGACATCCTGGAGGATCAGGTGGAGCCTGACG ACCCCCTGCCCCCTATTCCCCTGGACTTCCCTGGCTCCTTCGACGTGCTGTCCCCCTCCCCGGACTCTGAAGGCCTCTCATCTGTTTTCTCCTCTTCACTCCCGTCTCCCACGaactcctcctccccttctcccaggGACCCCACGGACTCCCTGGATTGGCTGGAGGCCCTGAGCGGGGGTCCTCCTCTGGGTTCtggtcccccaccccccagcatCTTCTCCGCTGACTTATCTGACTCCAGCAGCAGCCGGCTGTGGGACCTGCTGGAGGATCCGTGGTGA